One Cucurbita pepo subsp. pepo cultivar mu-cu-16 chromosome LG09, ASM280686v2, whole genome shotgun sequence DNA window includes the following coding sequences:
- the LOC111802739 gene encoding ATP-dependent DNA helicase Q-like 5, which translates to MNSDSDSDSDASHISATPPRDSNPPPPPLPSSSSVTPFTSASNAKCKFSKATSSLARTRSKPGKHSSRVAKPSPPPDTKPSEEESLPDWTPLPTLPYQIRRASDQSRGVSSSESIEMLPAGFFSKSSSFLKFRGSCLNFETSEENRSLSEPSQQNNAETEVASSSTADWGSKDNLFSPGNPVKLVRKYPNLIGAHVPAPPVKVRKCGGEGNFVKLNLNGRKRKFIKKFNRRKYGERSSYRSHRRTKMNSRNEDCNETASFCDEDGLVTETTQHPQKQGNGGAKFDPVSIEETISNVRNDPSDDNLVKLLKLAYGYDSFQEGQLETIKMVLAGKSTMVVLPTGAGKSICYQIPAMVLPGITVVVSPLVALMIDQIKQLPPVIQGGLLCSSQRPDEVSEIVRLLIQGSMKVLFVSPERFQNPDFLSMFSSGLVVSLLVVDEAHCISEWSHNFRPSYMRLRASLLRAQLNINCILAMTATATTSTMQAIMTALEIPSDNLILKTTVRTNLQLSVSMSTNRVKDLLKLIKSSPIAEVRSIIIYCKFQLETDSVSRYLCDNGISAKSYHSGLPAKDRKHIQDNFCSNKIRVVVATVAFGMGLNKRDVGAVIHYSMPESLEEYIQEIGRAGRDGRLSYCHLFLDNDTYFKLRSLMHSDGVDEYNINKFISEVFSENKCGKVYSMVKDPASRKFDMKEEVMITILTYLELGEMQYLRLLPQLNVTCTLNFHKTSPAMLADKDIIVAEILKKSETKQGQHVFDMLTVVNSIGISATSLSNHLQNLKLKGEITYEMKDLAYCYTILKYPEDFCSLSAHLRKWLAEIQTSKVRKLDAMFDAVTSAVNLYEKKTQGCFNYEQTPCLEGKICSYFQEGDNYDIPNKMNPSSPFLRADIKVFLQSNSQAKFTPRAVARIMHGISSPAYPSTIWSRTHFWGRYTQVDFSVIMEAATLELLNFVGKDVVS; encoded by the exons ATGAATTCCGATTCAGACTCAGATTCAGATGCTTCTCACATCTCCGCCACTCCTCCCAGAGATTCAaatccgccgccgccgccgctgccgTCGTCTTCTTCAGTTACTCCGTTCACGTCAGCTTCCAATGCTAAGTGTAAGTTCAGTAAAGCCACTTCTTCTCTGGCGCGTACCAGGTCGAAACCTGGAAAGCACTCTTCCAGAGTTGCTAAGCCGTCTCCACCGCCTGATACGAAACCCTCCGAGGAAGAATCGCTTCCCGACTGGACTCCCCTTCCAACTCTGCCATATCAAATCCGTCGGGCTTCGGATCAGAGTCGTGGAGTTTCGTCCTCTGAATCTATCGAGATGCTTCCAGCCGGGTTCTTTTCAAAATCGTCATCGTTCTTGAAATTCCGTGGATCCTGTCTTAATTTTGAGACTTCCGAGGAAAATCGGTCTTTATCGGAGCCGAGCCAGCAGAACAATGCTGAGACTGAGGTCGCTAGTTCTTCAACGGCTGATTGGGGATCAAAAGATAATTTGTTTAGTCCCGGGAATCCGGTGAAACTCGTTAGGAAATATCCTAACTTGATTGGAGCCCACGTTCCTGCTCCGCCAGTCAAAGTGCGCAAATGTGGAGGTGAAGGCAACTTTGTGAAGCTTAACTTGAATGGTAGAAAGCgaaaatttattaagaaattcAACCGGAGAAAATATGGCGAGCGGAGTAGTTACCGGTCCCATAGAAGGACTAAGATGAACTCGAGAAATGAAGATTGCAACGAGACGGCTAGTTTCTGCGATGAAGATGGTTTGGTTACAGAAACAACGCAACATCCACAGAAGCAGGGCAATGGAGGAGCGAAATTTGATCCCGTTTCCATTGAAGAGACTATATCCAATGTGCGAAATGACCCATCTGATGATAACTTGGTAAAGTTGTTGAAATTAGCTTATGGGTATGATTCTTTCCAAGAAGGGCAGTTAGAGACTATCAAAATGGTGCTGGCCGGGAAATCAACGATGGTTGTTTTGCCCACCGGTGCCGGTAAATCAATTTGTTATCAAATACCGGCAATGGTTCTACCTGGGATAACCGTTGTTGTTAGTCCTTTGGTGGCATTAATGATAGATCAGATAAAACAATTGCCGCCTGTAATTCAGGGTGGTTTATTATGCAGCAGTCAG AGGCCTGATGAAGTATCTGAAATAGTGAGGCTGCTTATCCAAGGGTCGATGAAG GTGCTCTTTGTTTCACCTGAAAGGTTTCAGAACCCAGATTTTCTGTCAATGTTTTCTAGCGGCTTAGTGGTATCTCTTCTTGTGGTGGATGAAGCTCACTGTATATCTGAATG GTCACACAATTTTCGACCTTCATATATGAGGCTTAGAGCATCTCTACTTCGAGCTCAACTCAACATTAACTGCATTCTTGCAATGACCGCAACGGCAACTACTTCAACTATGCAAGCAATTATGACTGCGTTAGAAATTCCTTCAGATAATCTCATTCTGAAGACTACAGTAAGGACAAATCTACAATTGTCAGTATCAATGAGTACAAACAG AGTGAAAGATCTACTTAAGCTAATCAAGTCTTCTCCCATAGCTGAAGTTCGGAGCATTATTATCTACTGCAAGTTTCAG TTGGAAACTGACTCGGTAAGCAGATACTTGTGTGATAATGGCATCTCTGCAAAG AGTTATCACAGTGGTCTTCCTGCTAAAGATCGCAAACACATACAGGACAATTTTTGTTCAAACAAGATTAGAGTG GTTGTTGCTACTGTGGCTTTTGGCATGGGACTTAACAAGAGGGACGTTGGCGCT GTAATCCATTATAGCATGCCGGAAAGCTTGGAGGAATATATTCAA GAGATAGGGCGTGCAGGCCGTGATGGTAGATTATCCTACTGTCATCTATTTCTTGACAATGACACATATTTCAAGCTTCGAAGTCTTATGCACAG TGATGGAGTTGATGAATacaatataaacaaattcatCAGTGAAGTGTTCTCTGAAAATAAGTGTGGAAAAGTGTATTCAATGGTCAAAGATCCTGCATCTCGTAAATTTGATATGAAGGAAGAG GTGATGATTACAATTCTAACATACTTGGAGCTCGGAGAAATGCAATATTTGCGCTTACTTCCTCAGTTAAATGTGACTTGcactttgaattttcataag ACTTCACCAGCGATGCTTGCTGACAAAGATATCATTGTTgctgaaattttgaagaa GTCTGAAACTAAGCAAGGGCAGCATGTTTTTGACATGCTCACGGTGGTCAATAGCATTGGGATTTCAGCTACCAGTCTCTCAAATCATTTGCAAAATCTCAAG TTGAAGGGAGAAATCACATACGAAATGAAGGATCTGGCGTACTGTTatacaattttgaaatatcCTGAAGATTTTTGTTCTCTGTCAGCGCATCTTAGAAAATGGTTAGCCGAGATTCAGACTAGTAAG gTTAGGAAACTGGACGCCATGTTTGATGCGGTGACTTCGGCTGTGAATTTGTATGAAAAGAAGACTCAGGGCTGCTTTAACTATGAGCAAACACCATGCTTagaaggaaagatttgttctTATTTCCAGGAGGGTGATAATTATGATATTCCAAATAAAATGAACCCGAGCAG CCCATTCCTCCGAGCAGATATAAAA GTCTTTTTGCAGAGCAACTCACAGGCTAAGTTCACTCCCAGGGCCGTTGCAAGGATTATGCATGGCATTTCGAGCCCCGCTTATCCTTCAACAATATGGTCAAGAACTCATTTCTG GGGAAGGTATACACAGGTCGATTTCTCGGTAATAATGGAAGCAGCTACGTTAGAGCTCTTAAATTTTGTCGGGAAGGACGTCGTGTCCTAG
- the LOC111801673 gene encoding uncharacterized protein LOC111801673 isoform X1: MNFPIISALVAFAIAQSIKFFTTWYKERRWDFKRLIGSGGMPSSHSSTVSALAVAIGLQEGFGASAFAVALILACVVMYDATGVRLQAGRQAEVLNQIVYELPAEHPLAESRPLRELLGHTPPQVVAGGLLGIITSSIGHLIIIITKS; encoded by the exons ATGAATTTCCCCATCATTTCTGCTCTCGTTGCCTTCGCAATCGCCCAGTCCATCAAGTTCTTCACTACTTG GTATAAGGAAAGGCGATGGGATTTTAAGAGACTGATTGGATCTGGTGGAATGCCTTCATCTCATTCTTCAACTGTTTCTGCTCTTGCTGTAGCCATTGGCCTTCAAGAAGGCTTTGGAGCTTCAGCTTTTGCTGTTGCATTGATCTTAGCCTGTGTT GTAATGTACGATGCAACTGGTGTAAGATTACAAGCTGGACGCCAAGCAGAG GTTTTGAATCAAATTGTTTACGAGCTTCCTGCTGAACATCCTTTGGCTGAGAGCAGACCACTGCGAGAACTTCTTGGTCACACCCCTCCCCAG GTTGTAGCTGGAGGCTTACTTGGTATTATCACCTCTTCTATTGGCCATTTGATAATCATAATAACTAAGTCTTGA
- the LOC111801673 gene encoding uncharacterized protein LOC111801673 isoform X2: protein MNFPIISALVAFAIAQSIKFFTTWYKERRWDFKRLIGSGGMPSSHSSTVSALAVAIGLQEGFGASAFAVALILACVVMYDATGVRLQAGRQAEVLNQIVYELPAEHPLAESRPLRELLGHTPPQMKP, encoded by the exons ATGAATTTCCCCATCATTTCTGCTCTCGTTGCCTTCGCAATCGCCCAGTCCATCAAGTTCTTCACTACTTG GTATAAGGAAAGGCGATGGGATTTTAAGAGACTGATTGGATCTGGTGGAATGCCTTCATCTCATTCTTCAACTGTTTCTGCTCTTGCTGTAGCCATTGGCCTTCAAGAAGGCTTTGGAGCTTCAGCTTTTGCTGTTGCATTGATCTTAGCCTGTGTT GTAATGTACGATGCAACTGGTGTAAGATTACAAGCTGGACGCCAAGCAGAG GTTTTGAATCAAATTGTTTACGAGCTTCCTGCTGAACATCCTTTGGCTGAGAGCAGACCACTGCGAGAACTTCTTGGTCACACCCCTCCCCAG ATGAAGCCGTAA
- the LOC111801672 gene encoding uncharacterized protein LOC111801672 isoform X1, whose translation MGFLGFFKRFNGLQKFDASLRALPLGYVQSRGLSNSKLFHGGEETAVPVLIVGAGPVGLVLAILLTKLGVKCAILEKNTSFSNHPQAHFINNRSMEVFRKLDGLAEEIQLRQPPVDSWRKFIYCTSLKGTILGSVDHMQPQDFEHIISPVSVAHFSQYKLNRLLLKQLQNLGFQVCSPDSSEGPCIVREKQILMGHECVSIGVTDDAVTMTASYLKEGKHIERRNICSNILVGADGAGSTVRRLVGIEMKGEKDLQKLVSIHFFSRELGEYLLTERPGMLYFIFNTEAIGVLVAHDLKQGEFILQVPFYPPQQNIEDFCPKMCEEIIFDLVGLNLCDVDVQDVKPWIMHAEVAEKFISCQGRVLLAGDAAHRFPPAGGFGMNTGIQDVHNLAWKLAAVLQDIASPSILNTYEMERKPIALLNTALSVKNFKAAMEIPAALGLDPKIANSVHQAVNHGLGSVLSSSLQRTVLDGIFKIGRLQLSDTLLNDKNPVGSSRLAKLSHIFHEGKSLQLQFPAEDLGFRYSEGALIPDNNQPGGREEPTGRRRRYIPSADPGSKLPHMNVRALASMEVISTLDLVSGDKVEFLLIIAPLPDSYRLARAALMVAEEFKTSVRVCILWSADITRIESSSKEELTPWENYIDVQEIRQPSTSAASWWDVCQMTDKGAILVRPDEHVGWRVKSGVSGDPNTELRRVFTTLLK comes from the exons ATGgggtttttagggtttttcaAGAGGTTTAATGGCCTCCAAAAATTTGATGCCTCTCTTCGAGCACTACCACTTGGGTACGTTCAGAGCAGAGGCTTATCAAATTCCAAGCTTTTCCATGGCGGCGAAGAAACTGCGGTTCCGGTTTTAATTGTCGGTGCAGGACCTGTAGGCCTCGTCCTTGCTATTCTTCTCACGAAATTAG GGGTCAAGTGTGCAATTTTGGAGAAGAACACAAGTTTTTCTAATCATCCGCAAGCTCACTTCATAAATAACAGATCAATGGAG GTATTTCGAAAATTGGATGGACTAGCAGAGGAGATACAATTACGCCAACCGCCTGTAGATTCATGGAGAAAGTTCATATATTGTACTTCACTGAAGGGTACAATTCTCGGATCTGTGGACCATATGCAACCTCAAG ATTTTGAGCACATTATCAGCCCGGTTTCTGTTGCACATTTCTCCCAATACAAATTAAACAGGTTACTACTTAAGCAACTTCAAAATCTTGGGTTTCAAGTCTGTTCACCAGATAGCTCGGAGGGCCCCTGTATAGTTAGAGAAAAGCAAATACTTATGGGGCATGAGTGTGTTTCTATTGGTGTCACTGATGATGCTGTGACCATGACTGCATCTTATCTCAAGGAAGGGAAGCATATCGAGAGGAGGAATATATGCAGTAATATCCTTGTTGGTGCAGACGGTGCTGGAAGTACTGTCCGGAGGCTTGTAGGCATTGAAATGAAGGGTGAAAAAGACTTACAAAAGCTTGTAAGCATCCATTTTTTTAGTAGAGAGCTTGGTGAATATCTGCTAACTGAGAGGCCTGGTATGCTATATTTCATCTTTAACACTGAAGCTATAGGGGTTCTTGTTGCTCATGATCTCAAGCAAGGGGAATTCATATTGCAG GTACCATTCTATCCTCCTCAACAAAACATTGAAGATTTCTGTCCTAAG ATGTGTGAGGAGATTATCTTCGATTTGGTTGGTCTAAACCTCTGTGACGTAGACGTGCAAGATGTAAAACCTTGGATTATGCATGCTGAAGTCGCTGAGAAGTTCATATCCTGTCAAGGTCGTGTATTACTTGCTGGTGATGCTGCTCATCGATTTCCTCCAGCTGGTGGTTTTG GAATGAATACTGGAATTCAAGACGTTCATAATCTTGCCTGGAAATTAGCTGCAGTGCTACAGGATATTGCATCACCTTCAATATTGAATACTTATGAAATGGAAAGGAAGCCG ATAGCACTACTCAATACGGCCCTTAGCGTTAAGAACTTCAAAGCAGCCATGGAAATACCTGCGGCTCTAGGTCTGGATCCAAAAATTGCAAACTCTG TGCACCAAGCAGTTAACCATGGCCTTGGTTCTGTTTTATCATCCTCACTACAGAGAACAGTTCTGGATGGAATTTTTAAGATAGGTCGTTTGCAGCTCTCAGATACTCTTCTGAACGATAAAAACCCGGTTGGATCTTCAAGGCTTGCAAAACTCAGTCATATATTTCATGAAGGGAAGAGCCTTCAACTTCAGTTCCCTGCAGAGGATCTTGGGTTCAG GTACTCTGAAGGGGCACTTATTCCGGACAATAATCAACCTGGTGGTCGAGAAGAGCCTACAGGTCGTCGGAGAAGGTACATCCCTTCTGCAGACCCAGGATCAAAGCTGCCTCATATGAATGTGAGGGCATTGGCCAGTATG GAGGTGATTTCTACTCTTGATCTTGTATCCGGGGATAAAGTTGAATTCCTTCTCATAATAGCACCGCTACCGGACTCTTACCGTCTTGCTCGTGCAGCTCTCATGGTAGCTGAGGAATTCAAAACTTCGGTTAGGGTATGCATTTTATGGTCTGCTGATATAACCAGGATTGAATCAAGCAGCAAGGAAGAACTAACACCATGGGAGAACTACATTGATGTTCAAGAAATTCGGCAACCATCCACTTCAGCAGCATCATGGTGGGATGTCTGTCAGATGACTGACAAGGGAGCGATCCTAGTTCGGCCTGACGAGCATGTTGGTTGGAGGGTGAAGTCTGGTGTTTCTGGTGATCCAAACACAGAACTTAGAAGAGTTTTTACCACTCTGTTGAAGTga
- the LOC111801672 gene encoding uncharacterized protein LOC111801672 isoform X2 → MEKVHILYFTEGYNSRICGPYATSRLLLKQLQNLGFQVCSPDSSEGPCIVREKQILMGHECVSIGVTDDAVTMTASYLKEGKHIERRNICSNILVGADGAGSTVRRLVGIEMKGEKDLQKLVSIHFFSRELGEYLLTERPGMLYFIFNTEAIGVLVAHDLKQGEFILQVPFYPPQQNIEDFCPKMCEEIIFDLVGLNLCDVDVQDVKPWIMHAEVAEKFISCQGRVLLAGDAAHRFPPAGGFGMNTGIQDVHNLAWKLAAVLQDIASPSILNTYEMERKPIALLNTALSVKNFKAAMEIPAALGLDPKIANSVHQAVNHGLGSVLSSSLQRTVLDGIFKIGRLQLSDTLLNDKNPVGSSRLAKLSHIFHEGKSLQLQFPAEDLGFRYSEGALIPDNNQPGGREEPTGRRRRYIPSADPGSKLPHMNVRALASMEVISTLDLVSGDKVEFLLIIAPLPDSYRLARAALMVAEEFKTSVRVCILWSADITRIESSSKEELTPWENYIDVQEIRQPSTSAASWWDVCQMTDKGAILVRPDEHVGWRVKSGVSGDPNTELRRVFTTLLK, encoded by the exons ATGGAGAAAGTTCATATATTGTACTTCACTGAAGGGTACAATTCTCGGATCTGTGGACCATATGCAACCTCAAG GTTACTACTTAAGCAACTTCAAAATCTTGGGTTTCAAGTCTGTTCACCAGATAGCTCGGAGGGCCCCTGTATAGTTAGAGAAAAGCAAATACTTATGGGGCATGAGTGTGTTTCTATTGGTGTCACTGATGATGCTGTGACCATGACTGCATCTTATCTCAAGGAAGGGAAGCATATCGAGAGGAGGAATATATGCAGTAATATCCTTGTTGGTGCAGACGGTGCTGGAAGTACTGTCCGGAGGCTTGTAGGCATTGAAATGAAGGGTGAAAAAGACTTACAAAAGCTTGTAAGCATCCATTTTTTTAGTAGAGAGCTTGGTGAATATCTGCTAACTGAGAGGCCTGGTATGCTATATTTCATCTTTAACACTGAAGCTATAGGGGTTCTTGTTGCTCATGATCTCAAGCAAGGGGAATTCATATTGCAG GTACCATTCTATCCTCCTCAACAAAACATTGAAGATTTCTGTCCTAAG ATGTGTGAGGAGATTATCTTCGATTTGGTTGGTCTAAACCTCTGTGACGTAGACGTGCAAGATGTAAAACCTTGGATTATGCATGCTGAAGTCGCTGAGAAGTTCATATCCTGTCAAGGTCGTGTATTACTTGCTGGTGATGCTGCTCATCGATTTCCTCCAGCTGGTGGTTTTG GAATGAATACTGGAATTCAAGACGTTCATAATCTTGCCTGGAAATTAGCTGCAGTGCTACAGGATATTGCATCACCTTCAATATTGAATACTTATGAAATGGAAAGGAAGCCG ATAGCACTACTCAATACGGCCCTTAGCGTTAAGAACTTCAAAGCAGCCATGGAAATACCTGCGGCTCTAGGTCTGGATCCAAAAATTGCAAACTCTG TGCACCAAGCAGTTAACCATGGCCTTGGTTCTGTTTTATCATCCTCACTACAGAGAACAGTTCTGGATGGAATTTTTAAGATAGGTCGTTTGCAGCTCTCAGATACTCTTCTGAACGATAAAAACCCGGTTGGATCTTCAAGGCTTGCAAAACTCAGTCATATATTTCATGAAGGGAAGAGCCTTCAACTTCAGTTCCCTGCAGAGGATCTTGGGTTCAG GTACTCTGAAGGGGCACTTATTCCGGACAATAATCAACCTGGTGGTCGAGAAGAGCCTACAGGTCGTCGGAGAAGGTACATCCCTTCTGCAGACCCAGGATCAAAGCTGCCTCATATGAATGTGAGGGCATTGGCCAGTATG GAGGTGATTTCTACTCTTGATCTTGTATCCGGGGATAAAGTTGAATTCCTTCTCATAATAGCACCGCTACCGGACTCTTACCGTCTTGCTCGTGCAGCTCTCATGGTAGCTGAGGAATTCAAAACTTCGGTTAGGGTATGCATTTTATGGTCTGCTGATATAACCAGGATTGAATCAAGCAGCAAGGAAGAACTAACACCATGGGAGAACTACATTGATGTTCAAGAAATTCGGCAACCATCCACTTCAGCAGCATCATGGTGGGATGTCTGTCAGATGACTGACAAGGGAGCGATCCTAGTTCGGCCTGACGAGCATGTTGGTTGGAGGGTGAAGTCTGGTGTTTCTGGTGATCCAAACACAGAACTTAGAAGAGTTTTTACCACTCTGTTGAAGTga
- the LOC111801674 gene encoding uncharacterized protein At3g61260-like, whose translation MRPVEDKGCYNHEPIKPHRGSHHRTALGKPTPSKWDDAQKWIVGFSKGGEKNQSKTAPRNSNADDLRLIAYVPQKEQDYSSNDEEEQQQNENQFESETKNVDCRDSILRIEKQIENPAAAVRSICVRDTGTEMTPIASQEPSRTATPIRGTTASATATAMARSPISSGSLTPAMFDRAKQGTERFQPRIQGNDVGVESNAIQSGEESTGGRVSEENRDSDQAKKMNSLETRAMAWDEAERAKYMARFKREEVKIEAWENKEKRKAETEMRKIEVKAEKMKSRAQEKMAKKLARATRMAEERRANAEAKLNEKAVKTWEKSDYVKRTGHLPSSFSFKLPSICW comes from the exons ATGAGGCCAGTGGAGGATAAAGGCTGCTATAATCACGAGCCAATAAAACCGCACCGAGGTTCACATCATCGCACAGCGTTAGGAAAACCAACGCCATCGAAATGGGACGATGCGCAGAAATGGATTGTAGGATTTTCGAAAGGCggagaaaaaaatcaatcgaAAACCGCACCGAGAAACTCGAATGCAGACGATTTGAGGCTTATAGCTTATGTACCACAGAAAGAGCAGGATTACTCGAGCAACGACgaggaagaacaacaacaaaatgaGAATCAATTTGAATCAGAGACGAAGAATGTCGATTGTCGCGATTCAATTTTGCGAATCGAGAAACAGATTGAGAATCCAGCGGCGGCTGTTAGGTCAATATGCGTGAGGGATACGGGAACGGAGATGACTCCGATTGCTAGCCAAGAGCCTTCCAGAACGGCGACGCCGATTCGAGGCACGACGGCGtcggcgacggcgacggcgatgGCGCGTAGCCCTATATCGTCTGGATCGTTGACTCCGGCGATGTTCGATCGGGCGAAGCAAGGTACTGAAAGGTTTCAGCCGAGGATTCAGGGCAATGATGTCGGAGTAGAATCGAACGCGATTCAGAGTGGTGAAGAATCAACTGGCGGAAGAGTTAGTGAGGAAAATCGGGACTCTGATCAAGCGAAGAAGATGAACTCGCTAGAAACTAGGGCAATGGCTTGGGACGAAGCGGAACGAGCCAAATACATGGCTAG ATTTAAGCGGGAAGAAGTGAAGATAGAAGCGTGGGAAAACAAGGAGAAGCGAAAAGCGGAGACGGAGATGAGAAAAATAGAG GTGAAAGCGGAGAAAATGAAGAGTCGAGCGCAGGAGAAGATGGCGAAAAAGCTTGCGAGAGCGACGAGAATGGCGGAAGAGAGGCGAGCAAATGCAGAGGCGAAGCTGAACGAGAAAGCCGTAAAGACATGGGAGAAATCTGATTATGTAAAGAGGACTGGCCATTtgccttcttccttctccttcaaACTGCCTTCAATCTGCTGGTAG